Sequence from the Candidatus Binataceae bacterium genome:
AGACCCACGCGCCGCGCGCTCGTAACAGCGTCGACCATGGCGCGACGGGCATGGACGCGCGCCGCCAAGCAACGCTTCGCGACGCGCGGCGCACACCGTTCGCCGCCTACACCGACCTCGAGTACGAAACGGCGCGCGACGCGCTTGCCCCGCTCGTTCGCCGCTTCCGTTTGCGATTAGGCCGCAGGCTTCACGCTGCGGCGCGCGGCCGCGTCGATTTCCGCCGGACCATCCGCGCCTCGCTGCAGCACGGTGGCGCGCTCGCCGAGCTGCGGTTTCGCGCACGGCGCCCCCGCCACGCCGACCTTCTGATCCTGGCCGACGTTTCGGGCTCGGTACGCTACTGCTCGACGCTGATGTTGGAACTGGTGGCCGGCGTTCATGGCTATTTCCGGCGAGTGCGCAGCTTCGTCTTCATCGATCGCCTCGCCGAGGCCGAGTTCGGCGGCGGACACGTGGCCACCGATCCCGCGCTGGACCTCTATGCGCGCTCGGATTTCGGCAAGGTGCTCGTCGGGCTGTGGGACCGGCGCGGGGAACTGCTCTCACGGGCGACGCTCATGGTGATATTGGGAGACGCGCGCAACAATCGACGACCGGCGCGCGCCGATCTTTTGCGCGACCTGCGGCGCCTGTGCCGCGCCGCGGTATGGCTGACGCCGGAGGTGGCGGAACGATGGGGAACCGGGGACAGCGCTATCTATCAGTACGCGCGCGAGGTTGACGGACTCCATCGATGCGCCAACCTGGCCGAACTGGAGCGTTCGCTGGAACGCTCGATTAGAACCGTCTTTTGAAAATAAGCGAGAAAAAGACATTTCATTTAATGCTTCAGGGTTTGACATGGAAAGATGAGACGGTAAAGGTGCGCAGCGCAAAAGCAATTAGCTCGTAAAAGATGCTTTTCCATGACTAAGAGCAATATTTTGCATTTGGCTATAGTGCTTGTAGTCACGTTTACGCTCATCACCGCGAACCGCGCGATGGCATAGACGACGCCCGCGGGTTCCGTCACCGCCCTCACGGACGACGTGCATATCGAGCGTGGCGGAACCACCGTACCGGCCACGCCAGGCACGGCGGTTGACGTCGGCGACCGGATCGTCAGCGGCCCGAACAGCCGCGCCACCATAACCCTGACGGATAACAGCAAGCTGGAGCTGGACGAATCAAGCTCCCTGGCCATCGACCAGCAGATGGTCGGGACCAACACGCGCAACACCAAGCTAAGCCTCTTCTCCGGTTTGGTGCGTTCCTTCGTATCGTACACGTCGTCGCCGACGCCTAATTTCGAGGTTCATACGCCCAACGCGGTCGCCTCGGCTCGCGGCACCGAATATGACACGTCCACCAGCGATCAGCCGCCCAACACGATGAGCGACGAGGACCGCAAGAAGTACAAGGATTGCCGCCGCTTCACCCAGGTATCGGTCTATGACGGCACGGTCGAAGTGACCAACACGACCAATCCTGGCGGCGGCTCGGTCTAGGTACCTCCGGGCCACAAAACGACCGTGGTATGCGGTTTCGCGCCGTTCCCGCCGAGCGAGCTCGGCGCGGCCGCGGCCGCGGCTGCGCTCGGCGCCAGCACGACCGGCCTCTTCCTCGGCAGTGCGATCGTGGTCGGCGGTACGGTCGGCGGATTGGCTGCCGCCGGCGTATTCAGCGGAGGCGGCAGCCATCACAAGCCAACCAAGAGCCCCAACGAGTGAACTGAACCGCGCTGCGCGGGAGCGACGCTCATCCTGCCAGCGCCATATTCGTCGGCGCTTCGATGTCGAATTGCGTTGATCGCCGCCTCCGGCTCGACGCAACTCCGCAGCGGATGGTCGCGGGCGGCGCGGCAACGCGCTAAGCTCTGAGCCGTTCGTCCGCGATGGCCAAACCGACCAGTGTCAAGACGAGCCGTCACCGGCACGCATGGCGCCCGCTGCTCATCGGGATCGCCATCCTGGCCGCGCTCTTCATCTTCAACGCTCTCCATCCGGCGGTCTTCGAGCTGGCCGATCTGAAGGCCTCGGACCTCCGGATTTACGTCACGCGCCGGCCGCCGCTCAGCGGCGCGGTCGTGATTGCCGCGATCGACGAGACCAGCGTCGCCGAGCTGGGCCATTGGCCGTGGCCGCGCAGCGTGGAGGCGCGGCTCAACGATGCGCTCCGCGATTACAAGGCTGCGGTGGTCGGCTATGACGTGCTGTTCAGCGAGCGCGACGAGGACGACATCCAGGCCGATCAAATCGCCACGCGTCTCAAGGGCCTGGGCGTCAGCGACGCGGCGATCAAAGAGACCCTGGGCACCGGCAACGATCTCGCCTTTGCCAATGCCGTAAGGGGCGAAGGTTCGACCTTCATCGGCTATGCCTTCGAAAGCCATTTCGATCTGAAGAGCGCGAGGCAGGCGCTCGCGGCGCCGCTTCCGGCCGGTTTCAAGACCGCGCCGATAACGCCGGCACCGCTCGCCTATAACCTGGTGCGCGAGTTGCCTGATGCAGCGCCGGCCTTGCTGGTCGCGGCACGCGCCTACCTGCCTCCGATAGCGACGCTCAACAGCGCGGCGCGCGGGATCGGCTATGTCGATATCGACGC
This genomic interval carries:
- a CDS encoding VWA domain-containing protein, translated to THAPRARNSVDHGATGMDARRQATLRDARRTPFAAYTDLEYETARDALAPLVRRFRLRLGRRLHAAARGRVDFRRTIRASLQHGGALAELRFRARRPRHADLLILADVSGSVRYCSTLMLELVAGVHGYFRRVRSFVFIDRLAEAEFGGGHVATDPALDLYARSDFGKVLVGLWDRRGELLSRATLMVILGDARNNRRPARADLLRDLRRLCRAAVWLTPEVAERWGTGDSAIYQYAREVDGLHRCANLAELERSLERSIRTVF
- a CDS encoding FecR family protein, translating into MHIERGGTTVPATPGTAVDVGDRIVSGPNSRATITLTDNSKLELDESSSLAIDQQMVGTNTRNTKLSLFSGLVRSFVSYTSSPTPNFEVHTPNAVASARGTEYDTSTSDQPPNTMSDEDRKKYKDCRRFTQVSVYDGTVEVTNTTNPGGGSV